One window of the Carnobacterium maltaromaticum DSM 20342 genome contains the following:
- a CDS encoding alkaline phosphatase family protein, with amino-acid sequence MPKQRLYIISLDAFGSQDLEYAKNLPNFKRLLARSALVSEVETVYPSLTYMAHTSIVTGVYPNKHGIINNTYLQPHLDSPDWHWYAKDIKVPTLFDVAHQAGYKIASLLWPVTGRSKSIHWNFVEIFPNRKWKTQIGVSLWSSSPKYIFDLNNKFGKLRNGIQQPQLDEFITASMVDTIRTKNPDLFAVHLVDLDSTRHKYGVNTPETQAAIQRMDQHLGQMIVAMEEKGIFDDTVIAILGDHYQIDVHTVIRLNQLFKEQGWITLNKDGKIKDWQVIAKGADGSCYIYTQPHIDLSEVKAALGKLEKEIDHIYTGEEAAAMGADSACQFLIEAKSGYYFESGINGPLVEKTAENPTLLKGTHGFSPKKENYTTTLFISGPGINSAAKIPYAHLIDEGPTFLHAIGLSYPQPVDGRILIELFNEVN; translated from the coding sequence ATGCCTAAACAACGCCTTTACATTATTTCTTTGGATGCTTTTGGTAGCCAAGATTTAGAGTATGCAAAAAACTTACCTAATTTTAAACGATTATTAGCTCGCAGTGCACTTGTTTCAGAAGTTGAAACAGTTTATCCGTCATTAACTTATATGGCGCATACATCAATTGTGACTGGGGTTTATCCCAATAAACATGGCATCATTAATAATACCTATTTGCAACCACATTTAGATTCGCCAGATTGGCACTGGTACGCAAAGGATATCAAAGTTCCCACTTTGTTTGATGTTGCTCATCAAGCTGGATATAAAATTGCAAGTTTACTTTGGCCAGTTACAGGACGAAGTAAATCTATTCATTGGAATTTTGTTGAAATATTTCCAAATCGTAAATGGAAAACTCAAATAGGAGTTTCTTTATGGTCTTCAAGTCCTAAGTATATCTTCGATTTAAATAACAAATTTGGAAAATTGCGCAATGGAATTCAACAACCTCAATTGGATGAATTTATTACTGCATCAATGGTTGATACGATAAGAACAAAAAATCCAGATTTATTTGCAGTTCATTTAGTTGATTTAGATAGTACACGCCATAAATATGGTGTAAATACGCCAGAAACTCAGGCTGCTATTCAGCGGATGGATCAGCATCTTGGCCAGATGATTGTGGCTATGGAAGAAAAAGGTATTTTTGATGATACGGTTATTGCAATTCTAGGTGATCATTATCAAATTGACGTCCATACGGTCATTCGCTTAAATCAATTATTTAAGGAGCAAGGATGGATAACCTTAAATAAAGATGGAAAAATTAAAGACTGGCAAGTTATTGCAAAAGGAGCAGATGGTTCTTGTTATATTTACACTCAACCACATATTGATTTATCCGAAGTTAAAGCTGCTTTAGGTAAACTAGAAAAAGAAATTGATCATATTTATACTGGTGAAGAAGCGGCTGCTATGGGAGCTGATTCAGCTTGTCAATTTTTAATCGAAGCAAAAAGTGGCTATTATTTTGAAAGCGGGATAAACGGACCTTTAGTTGAAAAAACAGCAGAAAATCCTACTTTACTCAAAGGCACTCATGGATTTAGTCCTAAAAAAGAAAATTATACTACAACTTTATTTATTAGTGGTCCAGGAATCAATTCAGCAGCTAAAATTCCATACGCACATTTAATAGACGAGGGACCAACTTTTCTACATGCAATCGGATTGAGTTACCCTCAACCAGTTGATGGGCGAATTTTAATCGAATTATTTAATGAAGTCAATTAA
- a CDS encoding DMT family transporter, which produces MTLAWGALFVAGLIEIIGVMNIKRLADGKKSALFFAIVLMGISLLLLSFALQSIPMGTGYGIWTGIGTVGTTIVGIVVYKDSKSWPRLFFIALILLSTIGLKLLS; this is translated from the coding sequence ATGACGTTAGCATGGGGTGCATTATTCGTAGCAGGTTTAATTGAAATTATTGGTGTCATGAATATTAAACGCTTGGCAGATGGAAAAAAGAGCGCTCTTTTTTTTGCCATTGTTTTAATGGGAATTAGTTTGTTGTTACTTTCTTTTGCATTACAATCAATCCCAATGGGTACAGGATATGGAATTTGGACTGGAATTGGCACGGTAGGTACGACAATTGTTGGTATAGTAGTCTATAAAGATTCAAAAAGTTGGCCAAGGTTATTTTTTATTGCCTTAATCTTACTTTCAACAATTGGTTTGAAACTACTAAGTTAG
- a CDS encoding ECF transporter S component, producing the protein MLNSNKNKTYMIVLTGLFAAITFLGVQVFRIPLPAAVGAPFIHFGNALVVLSVLLLGFKYGAAAGAIGLGIFDLLNGYASFAVFTMIEAIIVAAVVATIFRLFKHDDSKFYVILLIAIAAGITKIIESYVQGVIVSLIAGTTLQVASIASFVSLYATVINSISTVILVSLLYYPLKKIMLKNSH; encoded by the coding sequence ATGCTAAATTCAAACAAAAACAAAACATATATGATTGTGTTAACAGGGCTATTCGCTGCGATTACATTTCTAGGCGTCCAAGTTTTTAGAATTCCTTTACCAGCTGCAGTAGGGGCCCCATTTATTCATTTTGGAAATGCACTTGTTGTTCTTTCTGTGCTACTTTTAGGTTTCAAATACGGAGCTGCCGCTGGTGCAATCGGTCTTGGGATTTTTGATTTATTAAACGGATATGCTAGTTTTGCAGTATTCACAATGATTGAAGCAATTATTGTAGCCGCAGTTGTTGCAACTATTTTCCGCTTATTTAAACATGATGATTCTAAATTTTATGTAATTTTACTGATTGCAATTGCAGCTGGAATAACAAAAATTATTGAGTCTTATGTACAGGGAGTGATTGTTTCTTTAATTGCGGGTACGACTTTACAAGTTGCCTCAATTGCCTCATTTGTAAGTTTATATGCAACTGTGATTAATTCGATTTCAACTGTAATTTTAGTCTCTCTTTTATATTATCCATTGAAAAAAATCATGCTTAAAAATAGTCATTAA
- a CDS encoding pyridoxamine kinase, whose amino-acid sequence MQKKVLVVHDLSGVGKVALTVTLPILATLGFESCVLPTALLSTHTGGLGANTYLDLTEEMKKIIAHWKSLDLKFDAIYTGYLGNPKQIDLVIDTIDTMTASQCPVIIDPVMADSGKLYRGFQPDYPAKMRKLCEKATVIIPNLTEAALLLEEPFQTGPYTKDYIEDLLKRLGQLGPKKIILTGVYFDEFEIGAASFDVETNRINYALDKKMIGHYFGTGDIFASIVTGSVLSGKDIHTASEIAVRFIHDAISKTLQQKQDPKFGVCFETELPKLLKIII is encoded by the coding sequence ATGCAAAAAAAAGTTTTAGTTGTTCATGATTTATCTGGAGTCGGAAAGGTTGCCCTAACTGTCACTTTGCCGATTCTTGCTACTTTAGGGTTTGAATCTTGCGTCTTGCCAACTGCGTTACTTTCAACTCACACTGGAGGGCTTGGAGCTAATACTTACTTAGATTTAACAGAAGAAATGAAAAAAATCATTGCTCATTGGAAATCTTTAGATTTAAAATTTGATGCTATTTATACAGGTTACTTAGGCAACCCGAAACAGATTGATCTTGTGATAGATACTATTGATACGATGACAGCCTCACAATGTCCTGTCATCATTGATCCTGTTATGGCTGATTCAGGTAAACTTTATCGTGGCTTTCAACCAGATTATCCAGCAAAAATGCGTAAATTATGTGAAAAAGCCACAGTCATTATCCCAAATTTGACTGAAGCTGCATTACTTTTAGAAGAACCTTTTCAAACAGGTCCTTACACAAAAGACTATATTGAAGATTTATTAAAACGTTTGGGACAACTAGGTCCAAAAAAAATTATTTTAACTGGCGTTTATTTTGACGAATTTGAAATTGGGGCTGCTTCTTTTGATGTTGAAACAAATAGAATCAATTATGCTTTAGATAAAAAGATGATTGGACATTATTTTGGAACTGGGGATATTTTTGCTAGTATAGTAACTGGCTCGGTATTATCTGGTAAAGACATTCATACAGCAAGCGAAATTGCTGTTCGTTTTATTCACGATGCCATTTCAAAAACTCTTCAGCAAAAACAAGATCCTAAATTTGGTGTTTGTTTTGAAACGGAATTACCCAAACTACTAAAAATAATTATCTAG
- a CDS encoding immunoglobulin-like domain-containing protein translates to MENSSATDLIDGNLTSEMQVTGTVDPNTAGTYTLLYTVSDKSGNKVEKERNVIVEAAPVADNVEPEATNENANETNPETDTSSDVNSEAEAVTPAPISNPDPIAPPAPSYAPMTIYVGGSAIPYQNGGQGTGQSIIDNAPVASTWGGAAIQSGSDGLNTHIIGHNPGVFSALFNVGIGSQVTITDGNGTPTNYTINRVYEVNDNAVGVRDGVDYWDQMIGTGGGERVTFQTCENDNVNWVYEAVS, encoded by the coding sequence ATGGAAAATAGTAGTGCTACGGACTTGATTGATGGAAATTTAACTTCTGAAATGCAAGTTACCGGTACAGTTGACCCTAATACAGCTGGAACTTATACCTTACTATATACGGTCTCTGATAAATCAGGTAACAAAGTAGAAAAAGAACGGAATGTCATTGTGGAAGCTGCTCCAGTTGCAGATAATGTTGAGCCAGAAGCAACCAATGAAAATGCAAATGAAACTAATCCAGAGACTGATACTTCTAGTGATGTGAATTCTGAAGCAGAAGCTGTAACGCCTGCACCTATTTCAAATCCAGATCCAATAGCTCCACCAGCACCAAGTTACGCTCCAATGACTATCTATGTTGGAGGCTCTGCTATACCTTATCAAAATGGCGGTCAAGGAACTGGACAGTCAATCATCGATAACGCTCCAGTTGCTTCAACTTGGGGAGGTGCGGCTATTCAATCAGGAAGCGATGGTTTAAATACACATATTATCGGTCATAACCCGGGTGTCTTTAGCGCTCTATTTAATGTTGGAATTGGTAGCCAAGTAACGATTACAGATGGAAATGGAACACCAACAAACTATACAATTAATCGAGTCTATGAAGTCAATGATAATGCTGTCGGTGTTCGGGATGGTGTTGATTATTGGGATCAAATGATTGGTACTGGCGGAGGTGAACGGGTGACCTTCCAAACATGTGAAAATGACAATGTGAATTGGGTCTATGAAGCAGTAAGCTAA
- a CDS encoding DUF92 domain-containing protein yields the protein MNTNIIGIVLSFSFIFIVLALVTVSQKKANLSEEFSRKAIHIAVGNWILIAVYFFDSILWAAFVPLCFIILNYISYRKQLFKAMERSADDSLGTVWYAVSLFVLTVVAFYLNMPFIAIGGILSMAYGDGFAAVIGSKWGNVTYPEKFGKKSLEGAVTVFIFIFLITSILAYLYLPVNSLLVGLVCGSIGTILELLTPNGFDNLSVPLSIGALLYLFTIGSTMTGLILNTTLTICILFLAWVVGALTAKSCVTSFILGMSLYLLGGWLVYAGLIVFAILGSGISKIGRQKKIDAAALHEREGTRGSVQVLANGLPALFFAIIYFVTQVEAFQLAALTTFAAANADTFSSEIGMLSQKNPISILTFKRLAKGLSGGVSFLGLISGLIGALLIGSLALGSYPIRIILLISLIGFCGTLIDSILGSTLQAKYQIGKKITEQITENGQKLKRISGYSVINNDVVNFISVLLTGILACFVFN from the coding sequence ATGAACACCAATATAATCGGGATCGTGTTATCTTTTAGTTTTATTTTTATCGTGTTAGCGCTTGTAACAGTCAGTCAAAAGAAAGCTAATTTAAGTGAGGAGTTTTCTAGGAAAGCCATTCATATAGCTGTCGGAAATTGGATTTTAATTGCTGTTTATTTTTTTGATTCAATTTTATGGGCCGCTTTTGTTCCACTGTGTTTTATTATCTTAAATTATATTTCATATAGGAAGCAATTATTCAAAGCGATGGAACGCAGTGCAGATGATTCTTTAGGGACTGTTTGGTATGCTGTATCTTTATTTGTTTTAACTGTAGTGGCTTTTTATTTAAATATGCCTTTTATCGCTATTGGTGGTATTTTATCAATGGCTTATGGTGATGGATTTGCTGCTGTTATAGGAAGTAAATGGGGGAATGTAACCTACCCAGAAAAATTCGGAAAAAAATCATTAGAAGGCGCAGTGACGGTCTTTATCTTTATTTTTTTAATTACTAGTATTCTTGCTTATCTTTATTTGCCCGTGAATAGCCTGTTAGTAGGCTTAGTTTGTGGCTCAATCGGGACGATTTTAGAATTGTTGACGCCTAATGGCTTTGATAATTTGTCAGTTCCATTGAGTATTGGAGCACTCCTTTATTTGTTTACAATTGGTTCAACGATGACAGGATTGATTCTAAATACGACACTGACAATCTGCATTTTATTTTTAGCTTGGGTGGTCGGAGCTTTAACAGCTAAATCTTGTGTGACATCATTTATCTTAGGAATGTCCCTTTATTTATTAGGAGGTTGGCTCGTTTATGCTGGCTTAATTGTCTTTGCTATTTTAGGCAGTGGAATTAGTAAAATAGGGCGCCAAAAAAAGATTGATGCAGCTGCATTACATGAGCGGGAAGGAACTAGAGGCTCAGTTCAGGTATTAGCCAATGGCTTACCAGCATTATTCTTTGCAATTATTTATTTTGTTACCCAAGTTGAGGCTTTTCAACTTGCAGCGCTGACGACTTTTGCAGCAGCAAATGCAGATACGTTTTCTTCGGAAATTGGTATGCTTAGTCAGAAAAATCCAATCTCTATTTTAACATTTAAACGCTTGGCTAAAGGTTTATCTGGTGGGGTTAGTTTTTTAGGTCTCATTAGTGGCTTGATTGGTGCGTTATTGATTGGTAGTTTAGCGCTAGGGAGTTATCCGATTAGGATTATTTTATTGATTAGTTTAATCGGTTTTTGTGGTACGTTAATTGATAGTATTCTAGGCAGTACTTTGCAAGCCAAATATCAAATTGGCAAGAAAATCACAGAACAGATAACTGAAAATGGACAGAAGTTAAAGCGAATATCAGGATACTCAGTTATCAATAATGATGTCGTCAACTTTATTAGTGTGCTATTAACAGGTATTTTGGCTTGTTTCGTGTTTAATTGA
- a CDS encoding LytR/AlgR family response regulator transcription factor — protein sequence MLSVFVCEDDKIQREKLEKIIRNVIMIEELEMEFTLSTGDIKELLELVKKLEPIGLYFLDIDLQQELNGIELASEIRKYDTFGKIVFLTSHTELMPLAFQYRVEALDYIIKSEEEAMRLRVYECMKLASERHKDDRFKNKHMITIKIGNQLRTFKVEDILFIETSTKPHRLVLNLINEQIEYYGNIKDVEKYGFNLTRCHRSFVVNKDNVSKINKNTLEVEMNDGSIIYASTRGIKKLH from the coding sequence ATGCTTTCAGTTTTTGTTTGTGAAGATGATAAAATACAGCGTGAAAAATTAGAGAAAATTATCCGGAACGTTATTATGATTGAGGAATTAGAGATGGAATTTACTTTATCTACTGGAGATATCAAGGAACTATTAGAATTAGTAAAAAAGCTAGAGCCGATAGGTTTATATTTTTTGGATATAGACTTACAGCAAGAATTAAATGGTATAGAATTGGCATCAGAGATTAGAAAGTATGATACTTTTGGCAAAATAGTGTTTTTGACTTCACATACTGAACTGATGCCTCTAGCTTTCCAATATCGGGTTGAAGCATTGGATTATATCATCAAGTCTGAGGAAGAAGCAATGAGGCTAAGAGTATATGAATGTATGAAATTGGCTTCCGAGCGACACAAAGATGACCGATTTAAAAATAAACATATGATTACAATTAAAATAGGGAACCAACTTAGAACTTTTAAAGTAGAGGATATTTTATTTATTGAAACATCAACTAAACCCCATCGTTTAGTTTTAAATTTAATAAATGAACAAATAGAGTATTATGGAAATATAAAAGATGTTGAAAAATATGGATTTAATTTAACTAGATGTCATAGATCTTTTGTTGTGAATAAAGATAATGTCTCAAAAATAAATAAAAACACCTTAGAAGTTGAGATGAATGATGGGAGCATAATTTATGCTTCTACCAGAGGCATAAAAAAGTTGCATTAA
- a CDS encoding RtcB family protein, producing MLTLKGKYNEAVVYTDMLDDHTISQIISLCNQEFAKDSQIRIMPDTHSGKGCVIGTSMTITNQVVPNLVGVDIGCGLYVVKLKPGRLKLNFDKLDQLIRNRIPSGQSNHDTAMHQFDFTKLHAPVHEGWAMRSIATLGGGNHFIEVNQGADGIYLVIHSGSRSLGKEVAEYHQEIAYQTLATRRKELKIELKHQMKKGLIAEANRLATLRETIKIPYELSYVEGSNFENYLNDMKIAQAYAALNRKLMAETILKGMKWDNFVISTFDCAHNYIDTENLMLRKGATSAQKGEALIVPLNMRDGSILATGLGNPAWNYSAPHGAGRILSRSKAKAQISLDSYQKTMRHIWSTSVSKHTLDEAPSAYKPSKQLQKDVTGTMKIQEIIKPLYNFKG from the coding sequence ATGTTAACATTAAAAGGAAAATATAATGAAGCTGTTGTTTATACGGATATGCTTGATGATCATACGATCAGTCAAATTATTTCACTTTGTAATCAAGAATTTGCTAAGGATAGTCAAATTCGAATTATGCCTGATACTCATAGTGGCAAAGGTTGTGTGATTGGAACTAGTATGACCATCACAAACCAAGTCGTACCAAATCTTGTTGGAGTCGATATTGGTTGTGGACTTTATGTTGTAAAGTTAAAACCTGGACGTTTAAAATTAAATTTTGATAAGTTAGACCAATTGATTCGCAATCGAATTCCTAGTGGGCAAAGCAACCATGATACCGCAATGCACCAATTTGATTTCACAAAACTACATGCACCCGTCCATGAAGGCTGGGCCATGCGTAGTATCGCGACACTTGGTGGAGGCAACCATTTTATTGAAGTGAACCAAGGTGCAGATGGCATCTATTTGGTCATTCATAGTGGTAGCCGCAGTCTCGGCAAAGAAGTCGCAGAATACCATCAAGAAATAGCCTATCAAACATTAGCTACTAGACGAAAAGAGTTAAAAATAGAATTGAAGCACCAAATGAAAAAAGGTTTGATTGCAGAGGCCAATAGACTAGCAACCCTTCGTGAAACAATTAAGATTCCGTATGAGCTTTCTTATGTAGAAGGAAGCAATTTTGAAAACTATTTGAATGATATGAAAATCGCCCAAGCTTACGCTGCCTTAAATCGTAAATTGATGGCTGAAACGATTTTAAAAGGGATGAAATGGGACAACTTTGTCATCAGTACTTTTGATTGCGCTCATAACTATATCGATACTGAAAACTTAATGCTTCGAAAGGGCGCTACCTCAGCTCAAAAAGGGGAAGCACTTATTGTTCCATTAAATATGCGTGATGGGAGTATTCTTGCGACTGGGTTAGGCAATCCAGCCTGGAATTATTCTGCCCCTCATGGAGCTGGTCGGATTTTAAGTCGTTCCAAAGCTAAAGCTCAAATCAGCCTAGACAGCTATCAAAAAACAATGCGGCATATTTGGAGTACTTCCGTTTCTAAACATACCTTAGACGAAGCACCTAGCGCCTATAAACCAAGTAAACAGTTACAAAAAGATGTGACGGGTACTATGAAGATTCAAGAAATTATTAAACCCTTATATAATTTTAAAGGTTGA
- a CDS encoding nitroreductase family protein, with protein MGMVSNDFHKIMMERRSIRAYDEAVKIQQEEMAQILTEATSAPSSVNMQPWRFVVVESSEGKAKLRPLVGSNVLQNDTSAAMILLFGDRNCFAYSADIYGVAVERGLMPKEVEERQLKNLKHHYETISPDHLKETLLIDGGLVAMQLMLVAREHGYDTNAIGGFKKELLAEAFNMDAARYVPIMIVSIGKAVEAGFPSVRLPIEKITEWV; from the coding sequence ATGGGAATGGTCAGCAATGATTTTCATAAAATTATGATGGAACGTCGCTCAATTCGAGCCTATGATGAGGCCGTTAAAATTCAGCAAGAAGAAATGGCTCAAATTTTAACTGAAGCAACATCTGCTCCATCATCTGTAAATATGCAGCCTTGGCGTTTTGTTGTCGTTGAGAGTAGCGAAGGAAAAGCAAAGCTACGTCCACTAGTTGGTTCAAATGTGCTACAAAATGATACATCTGCAGCGATGATTCTTTTATTTGGTGACCGCAATTGTTTTGCTTACTCAGCTGATATTTATGGGGTAGCAGTTGAACGAGGCTTGATGCCAAAAGAAGTGGAAGAAAGACAACTAAAAAATTTAAAACATCATTATGAAACCATTTCTCCTGATCACTTAAAAGAGACGTTATTAATTGATGGAGGATTAGTAGCGATGCAATTAATGTTAGTGGCTAGAGAACATGGGTATGATACGAATGCAATCGGTGGTTTTAAAAAAGAATTATTGGCAGAGGCTTTTAATATGGATGCCGCTCGCTATGTTCCAATTATGATTGTTTCCATTGGAAAAGCGGTTGAAGCAGGTTTCCCATCTGTACGCTTACCTATTGAAAAAATTACCGAGTGGGTTTAA
- a CDS encoding DMT family transporter, with protein MNRSWVYVIIGAILEVAWVTGLAHSTTIWQWIATIISVTISYGLFTLAAKNLPVGTLYAVYTGLGTVGTILVGIWLFNESIYPLKAFLMMTLLIGIIGLKLVEAKGK; from the coding sequence ATGAACAGAAGTTGGGTATATGTCATTATAGGCGCTATTTTAGAAGTTGCTTGGGTAACTGGTTTGGCTCATTCAACCACAATCTGGCAATGGATAGCGACGATTATTAGTGTGACGATTAGTTATGGTTTGTTTACGTTAGCTGCCAAAAATCTGCCAGTGGGAACACTATATGCAGTCTATACAGGATTAGGAACAGTTGGAACGATACTTGTAGGTATTTGGTTGTTTAATGAATCCATTTATCCATTGAAAGCTTTTTTAATGATGACTTTATTAATCGGAATTATCGGATTAAAGCTAGTAGAAGCAAAAGGCAAGTAA
- a CDS encoding MFS transporter, which yields MEQIKQSENDRFRYTKLERSWIMQDWANSAYSVMITTVVFPLFFKVVSENGGLSDATSTAYWGYANSLATLVVSLLAPLLGAIADYKGYRNPLFTLATGLGVVATLSFAFVPDENWQLLLFLYVLSAIGFSASNIFYDASLMDVTSNKRMDRVSSAGFGWGYIGSTIPFLLFIVLQLTEILPISTGTLIKGSFIMTALWWFIFTIPYWKNVKQTTYIEKQPKIVAKSFSRLWQTIKHIRQHRNVFLFLAAYFVYIDGVGTIITMAMTFGTDVGLSANNLVVIMLVVQIVAFPCSILYGVLAKRVGNKEMIFFGILTYIGICIFAIQLDSLLKFIVLAILVGTAQGGIQSLSRSLFAQLIPVERANEFFGFYNIFGKFAAVIGPVLVAVTTQITGHAKDGVFSLIILFVVGGILLYFVKVDHEIENL from the coding sequence ATGGAGCAAATTAAACAAAGTGAGAACGATCGCTTTCGTTACACTAAATTAGAGCGTAGTTGGATTATGCAAGATTGGGCCAACTCAGCATACTCAGTAATGATTACAACGGTCGTATTCCCTTTATTTTTTAAGGTAGTTTCTGAAAATGGTGGCTTAAGTGATGCCACTTCAACAGCATATTGGGGCTATGCAAATTCTTTAGCCACTTTAGTTGTATCTCTTTTAGCTCCGTTGTTAGGTGCAATTGCCGACTATAAAGGCTATCGTAATCCTTTATTTACTCTTGCAACAGGATTGGGTGTCGTGGCAACACTAAGTTTTGCTTTTGTTCCTGATGAGAATTGGCAACTATTATTATTTCTTTATGTATTATCTGCAATTGGCTTCTCTGCTTCTAATATTTTTTATGATGCCTCTTTAATGGATGTTACCTCGAATAAGCGGATGGATCGTGTTTCAAGCGCTGGATTTGGTTGGGGATATATCGGAAGTACCATTCCATTTTTACTTTTTATCGTTTTACAATTAACTGAAATTTTACCAATTTCTACAGGAACTTTAATTAAAGGTTCCTTTATTATGACGGCGCTGTGGTGGTTCATTTTTACTATTCCTTATTGGAAAAATGTGAAGCAAACGACTTATATTGAAAAACAACCTAAGATAGTTGCTAAAAGCTTTAGTCGTTTATGGCAAACAATCAAACATATTCGCCAGCATCGCAATGTTTTTCTATTTTTAGCTGCTTACTTCGTCTATATTGATGGAGTAGGGACGATTATAACGATGGCAATGACCTTTGGAACAGATGTTGGTTTAAGTGCGAATAACCTTGTAGTCATTATGTTAGTTGTTCAAATTGTGGCTTTTCCGTGCTCAATCTTATATGGTGTTTTAGCAAAGCGCGTTGGAAATAAAGAAATGATTTTCTTTGGTATTTTAACGTATATAGGAATTTGTATTTTTGCGATTCAGCTCGATAGTTTACTTAAATTTATCGTGTTAGCTATCTTGGTTGGAACTGCCCAAGGTGGAATTCAATCCTTGAGCCGTTCTTTATTTGCCCAATTAATACCAGTTGAAAGAGCCAATGAATTTTTTGGATTTTACAATATATTTGGCAAATTTGCTGCCGTCATTGGTCCTGTATTAGTCGCAGTGACGACACAAATTACCGGACATGCTAAAGATGGTGTATTTTCTTTAATTATTTTATTTGTCGTCGGAGGAATTTTACTTTATTTTGTTAAAGTAGACCATGAAATTGAGAATCTATAA
- a CDS encoding sensor histidine kinase — protein MFDWITVDSFTYSFFAIFSYYFCFLYFELFNSLKKILILLLSFLVILIVHFNFDSIADLLCFGFFLIYEISQKKPPLNGLFITVVSLLIPRFCKNIISYIVWNTSINTLSAPIAYLIPYILFILLAIPILLVVRKLYVEIKLKNNYFLSLTIVLFIVYFILLMNQLFVYISYYNDFSGYAIFATVLVAIFVLSLQFFFYNEIVKKRIENIKKEEMIHAAEQFNLEVEKQNNEIKKFKHDYRNILLSLDYFIEQKEWGKLREYYEITIKESQKNLQKTNFTLSSINNLVNFELKSILQTKLLNVQENGIELNVTVIGEIEVENQYSLALVRGLGIILDNALEELETLNGGKLNILFTKEEEEVVIIISNSCSGTVENIRTLKTKGFSSKGMNRGLGLSNLQEIINENDFVLETSVKNNLFTQIIRIQERMK, from the coding sequence ATGTTTGATTGGATTACTGTAGATTCATTTACATATTCATTTTTTGCGATATTCAGTTATTATTTTTGTTTTCTTTATTTTGAATTATTTAATAGTTTGAAAAAAATTTTAATTTTATTGTTGTCATTTTTAGTCATATTGATAGTTCATTTCAATTTTGATAGTATTGCTGATTTATTATGTTTTGGCTTTTTTTTGATTTATGAGATAAGTCAAAAAAAACCTCCTCTAAATGGACTTTTTATTACAGTTGTATCGCTATTAATCCCTAGATTTTGTAAAAATATTATAAGTTATATAGTTTGGAACACGTCAATAAATACACTTTCTGCACCAATAGCATATTTGATTCCTTATATCCTATTTATTTTGTTAGCTATTCCTATACTTTTAGTAGTTAGAAAACTATATGTTGAAATTAAGTTGAAAAATAATTACTTTTTAAGTCTAACAATCGTATTATTTATTGTGTATTTCATTTTACTTATGAATCAGCTATTTGTGTATATTTCTTATTATAATGATTTTTCTGGATATGCGATTTTTGCAACAGTTCTTGTGGCCATATTCGTTTTATCTTTGCAGTTTTTTTTCTATAATGAGATAGTAAAAAAAAGGATAGAAAATATAAAAAAAGAAGAAATGATTCACGCAGCGGAACAATTTAATTTAGAAGTAGAAAAGCAAAATAATGAAATTAAAAAATTTAAACATGACTATCGTAATATTTTATTGTCGTTAGATTATTTTATTGAACAGAAGGAGTGGGGAAAGTTACGAGAATATTATGAAATAACGATTAAGGAATCTCAAAAAAATCTTCAAAAGACAAATTTTACACTGTCTTCAATCAACAATCTTGTAAACTTTGAGTTAAAAAGTATTTTACAAACAAAACTTTTAAATGTCCAAGAAAATGGAATTGAATTGAATGTTACAGTTATTGGGGAAATAGAAGTGGAAAACCAATACTCACTAGCACTAGTCAGAGGTCTAGGTATTATTTTAGATAATGCATTGGAAGAGTTGGAAACATTAAATGGAGGGAAATTAAACATTCTGTTTACAAAGGAAGAAGAAGAAGTTGTTATTATTATATCAAATTCATGTAGTGGAACTGTTGAAAATATCCGAACTCTTAAAACAAAAGGCTTTTCATCAAAAGGAATGAATAGGGGATTAGGTTTAAGCAATTTGCAAGAAATTATAAATGAAAATGACTTTGTGTTAGAAACATCAGTTAAAAATAATTTATTTACTCAGATAATAAGAATTCAAGAAAGGATGAAATAA